A genomic region of Palaemon carinicauda isolate YSFRI2023 chromosome 22, ASM3689809v2, whole genome shotgun sequence contains the following coding sequences:
- the LOC137615991 gene encoding uncharacterized protein, with protein sequence MPEQTRNSYMRRHTMHEQTRDGYMRRHTMHEQTRDGYMRRHTMPEQTRNSYMRRHTMHEQTRDGYMRRHTMHEQTRDGYMRRHTMHEQTRDGYMRRHTMHEQTRDGYMRRHTMHEQTRDSYMRRHTMHEQTRDSYMRRHTMHEQTRGSYMRRHTMHEQTRDSYMRRHTMHEQTRDSYMRRHTMHEQTRDSYMRRHTMHEQTRDGYMRRHTMPEQARDSYL encoded by the coding sequence ATGCCTGAACAGACACGGAATAGTTATATGAGACGTCATACTATGCATGAACAGACACGGGATGGTTATATGAGACGTCATACTATGCATGAACAGACACGGGACGGTTATATGAGACGTCATACTATGCCTGAACAGACACGGAACAGTTATATGAGACGTCATACTATGCATGAACAGACACGGGACGGTTATATGAGACGTCATACTATGCATGAACAGACACGGGACGGTTATATGAGACGTCATACTATGCATGAACAGACACGGGACGGTTATATGAGACGTCATACTATGCATGAACAGACACGGGACGGTTATATGAGACGTCATACTATGCATGAACAGACACGGGACAGTTATATGAGACGTCATACTATGCATGAACAGACACGGGACAGTTATATGAGGCGTCATACTATGCATGAACAGACACGGGGCAGTTATATGAGGCGTCATACTATGCATGAACAAACACGGGACAGTTATATGAGACGTCATACTATGCATGAACAAACACGGGACAGTTATATGAGACGTCATACTATGCATGAACAAACACGGGACAGTTATATGAGACGTCATACTATGCATGAACAGACACGGGACGGTTATATGAGACGTCATACTATGCCTGAACAGGCACGGGACAGTTATTTGTAA